A single Vulcanisaeta distributa DSM 14429 DNA region contains:
- a CDS encoding APC family permease, with translation MKRPGLFLRESTGLVREIGPWTALLMNTAFIAFQSGFILLVSSMFNFPLGNPLMAIVISALLFLPLTILLNRVGITYYRTASDYIFITRNLHPSVGFATMFMFVIDQMFFNAVLISLGLITGLAPAMIAIGLSNNAPYLISLGNSLMSNPLMIFIMGSMIFAIIVLINIASSRAGTYLASAISLFGIITFALTIILFYVYAPQIINAVNTAAPNILSQAVSVSRELPSNGVIMDTIYLIPYLAYVFPFVNFILSVGGEVRRGNAVPIAIFGTYAISTAFLILSVWVTVSSLGINKLNGLFAIYYGLASGVSWPSSLPPPYPQALLIMALRNPVLQWLIAIGSFTWYVNVVSVLVIQIARYILALSFDRVLPSVLAYVSPRTHTPIIAHVTDLVITLVIMYLYNFSIVPLLSATMDVSTLVTILMYFMVITITAIVLGIRTGTMRTAVLGIYMTALFAWIAYEEVMNPMAYLFVPSINTYIIGFFAALFVIGITIYYAVRLYRLKRESIDINMLFKEIPPE, from the coding sequence GTGAAGAGACCAGGGCTTTTCCTTAGGGAGTCCACGGGACTTGTTAGGGAGATTGGTCCCTGGACAGCCCTGCTCATGAATACTGCATTCATTGCCTTCCAGTCAGGGTTTATACTGTTGGTATCTAGTATGTTCAATTTCCCTTTGGGAAATCCATTAATGGCTATAGTAATTAGTGCATTATTATTCCTACCACTAACAATATTGCTCAATAGGGTTGGCATCACGTATTACAGGACAGCTAGTGACTACATATTCATAACGAGGAATCTACACCCATCCGTAGGCTTTGCCACAATGTTTATGTTCGTGATTGATCAAATGTTCTTTAACGCCGTATTAATAAGCCTCGGTTTAATCACAGGACTAGCACCTGCGATGATCGCCATTGGCCTTTCAAATAATGCACCCTACCTAATATCCCTTGGCAACTCACTAATGAGTAATCCATTAATGATATTCATAATGGGCTCCATGATATTCGCAATCATTGTATTAATTAACATAGCATCATCAAGGGCAGGTACGTATTTAGCATCGGCAATCTCATTATTTGGCATAATAACATTTGCATTAACAATAATATTATTTTACGTGTACGCGCCGCAAATAATTAACGCAGTAAATACCGCAGCGCCCAATATATTGAGTCAGGCTGTTTCTGTATCGAGAGAATTACCGAGTAATGGCGTTATTATGGATACGATATACCTAATACCGTACCTAGCCTACGTATTTCCCTTCGTAAACTTCATACTATCAGTTGGCGGTGAGGTTAGGAGGGGTAACGCGGTGCCCATTGCCATATTTGGAACCTACGCCATAAGCACCGCATTCCTAATACTCAGCGTGTGGGTTACGGTTTCGTCATTAGGTATTAATAAGTTGAATGGGTTATTTGCAATATACTACGGCCTAGCCAGCGGTGTTTCATGGCCAAGCTCATTACCGCCGCCATACCCACAGGCCTTGCTCATAATGGCGTTGAGGAACCCCGTGCTTCAGTGGTTGATAGCCATTGGCTCATTTACCTGGTATGTAAATGTCGTCTCAGTACTGGTGATACAAATAGCAAGGTACATCCTCGCCCTATCCTTCGATAGGGTATTACCATCAGTTCTCGCATACGTAAGCCCGAGGACCCACACACCAATTATTGCCCACGTAACGGACCTAGTAATAACCCTAGTAATAATGTACCTGTACAACTTCAGTATAGTCCCGTTATTATCAGCTACGATGGACGTAAGCACCCTGGTAACAATACTCATGTACTTCATGGTAATAACCATAACAGCCATAGTGCTTGGTATAAGGACAGGGACGATGAGGACTGCAGTACTTGGTATCTACATGACCGCATTATTCGCATGGATTGCCTATGAGGAAGTCATGAACCCAATGGCATACCTATTCGTACCATCAATAAACACCTACATAATAGGATTCTTCGCGGCACTATTCGTAATCGGCATCACGATTTACTACGCAGTCAGA